From a region of the Enterobacter sp. JBIWA008 genome:
- a CDS encoding glutathione S-transferase family protein — MITLWGRNNSTNVKKVLWTLEELDLPFNQIMAGMSFGVNKEADYLAMNPNGLVPLLRDDETDATLWESNTIVRYLAAQYGQGRLWVESPAQRAQGEKWMDWANQTLSPTHRVILMGLIRTPEAERDYPAIHAAQDACENLFAMMDDELAKHAWFSGEAFGVGDIAVAPFVWNLTNMGLKWTPCPHLERWLKQLSDRPAYRNVVMIPVT, encoded by the coding sequence TAAGAAAGTGCTCTGGACGCTCGAGGAGTTGGATTTACCGTTCAATCAAATCATGGCCGGCATGTCGTTCGGCGTGAACAAAGAGGCCGACTATCTGGCCATGAATCCGAACGGACTGGTGCCGCTGCTGCGCGATGATGAAACAGACGCGACGCTTTGGGAGTCCAACACCATTGTGCGTTACCTTGCCGCCCAGTACGGTCAGGGCCGCCTGTGGGTAGAAAGCCCTGCGCAGCGCGCCCAGGGCGAAAAGTGGATGGACTGGGCGAATCAGACGCTATCGCCAACCCACCGCGTGATCCTGATGGGGCTTATCCGTACGCCGGAAGCCGAGCGCGACTATCCGGCCATTCATGCCGCCCAGGACGCCTGCGAAAACCTGTTTGCGATGATGGATGACGAACTGGCGAAGCACGCCTGGTTCTCCGGTGAGGCCTTCGGCGTGGGCGATATTGCCGTAGCGCCGTTCGTCTGGAACCTGACCAACATGGGCCTGAAGTGGACGCCGTGCCCTCACCTTGAGCGCTGGCTTAAACAGCTGAGCGATCGCCCGGCTTACCGCAACGTGGTGATGATCCCGGTCACCTGA